The genomic window CTCCAGGTTCGGCAATGCCTCTTTGAGACGCTGTTGGGCGTTTTGCATAATGCAGCCCTTGCCGGCCATCACCAGCATCTCCTGGTCATTCATCCCGTCGCCGAAGGAAATGCAATCCTGTAGTTGATAGCCCAGCAAACCGGCCACCTGCCGCAGTGCATGCCCTTTGGAAACCCCGCCCGCCATGACCTCCAGGCAAACCGGCAGTGAGAAACTGACGTTGACCCGATCGCCCCAGCGGGCGTTGAGCGCCTCTTCCAATACCAGCAGCCGCTGATGATCGTCGCAGGTGAAATACACTTTGCAAATGCCGTCCGTGGGCAGTGCCCCTTGCTGATACACCTGGTATTTGAAGGTGGACTCGCGGAAAAAATCTTCCTGATTGGCGCGATTGCGGTTCATAAACCATTCATCATTGCGAAAGATATTGGTCAGGATTCTCGGGTCCTGATGCACTACGCTACACAACTCTGCCGCAATGTCCTCGTCCAGATTGTGGGAGAAGATCAACTCGCCGGCGGTGTTGTGCACCCGCGCGCCGTTAGAGGTGATCATATAGGCGTCAATTTCCAGATTGGCGCGCATCTGCGCTACATCCACATGGTGGCGGCCGGTGGCGAACACGAAGTGGATCCCGCGCGCGGTCAGCAGTTGCAGGGTTTGTTTGGTGTAGGGGGTAAGCCTATGGGCCGGGGAAAGCAGTGTGCCATCTAGATCGGATGCAACAATATGGAACATGGGGCGATAGAACCTCTGGTGTATGCGGCGAAACCAGCGCCGCAGATTAATGATGCCGCATAAAGAAA from Sodalis glossinidius str. 'morsitans' includes these protein-coding regions:
- the yigL gene encoding sugar/pyridoxal phosphate phosphatase YigL; this translates as MFHIVASDLDGTLLSPAHRLTPYTKQTLQLLTARGIHFVFATGRHHVDVAQMRANLEIDAYMITSNGARVHNTAGELIFSHNLDEDIAAELCSVVHQDPRILTNIFRNDEWFMNRNRANQEDFFRESTFKYQVYQQGALPTDGICKVYFTCDDHQRLLVLEEALNARWGDRVNVSFSLPVCLEVMAGGVSKGHALRQVAGLLGYQLQDCISFGDGMNDQEMLVMAGKGCIMQNAQQRLKEALPNLEVIGSNEDDAVPRYLLAMYLGDR